Proteins from a genomic interval of Quercus lobata isolate SW786 chromosome 11, ValleyOak3.0 Primary Assembly, whole genome shotgun sequence:
- the LOC115969430 gene encoding oligopeptide transporter 7-like, with amino-acid sequence ICSFAYYVFPGYLFPMLTSFSWICWIFPTSVLAQQLGSGLHGLGIGALGFDWSSVSSYLGSPLASPWFATANVAVGFALVMYVIIPIAYWLNIYKAKTFPIYSDELFTSTGQSYDVSAIIDPNFHIDIEAYNREGPLYMSTFFAITYGVDFACLAATIVHVFLFHGSEIWQLSKSALQEKKMDVHSRLMRKYKQVPQWWFMCLLLVNIVATIYAFQFYNDQLQLPWWGILLACSLALFFTLPVGVITATTNQTPTLNVISEYIIGYLYPGYPVANICFKVYGYISLKQGIAFLQDFKLGHYMKIPPRAMFMAQVLGTIIAAFAHLGTAWWLMDNIPNICDRALLPSDSPWTCPSDHVFYDASVIWGLIGPQRIFGDLGYYSGINWFFLVGAIAPVLVWLAHKALPDRQWIRLITIPVLLGAIIEMPPATAVNYTSWILIAFASGFIAYRYYRNLWSRYNYVLSGALDAGLAFMGVLLYLFLGMENVSLNWWGSDSDGCPLASCPTEQGVVINGCPVL; translated from the exons ATTTGCAGCTTCGCTTACTATGTTTTTCCGGGTTACCTATTTCCAATGTTGACTTCCTTTTCCTGGATTTGCTGGATATTTCCTACTTCTGTTCTAGCCCAACAACTAGGTTCAGGGCTTCATGGTCTTGGAATTGGTGCTTTGGGGTTTGATTGGTCTAGTGTTTCCTCTTACCTTGGAAGCCCACTGGCCAGTCCATGGTTTGCTACAGCCAATGTTGCTGTTGGTTTTGCACTTGTCATGTATGTCATTATCCCCATAGCTTATTGGCTCAATATCTACAAGGCTAAGACGTTCCCCATATACTCAGATGAGCTGTTCACTTCTACTGGCCAAAGCTATGATGTTTCAGCTATAATAGACCCCAACTTTCACATTGACATTGAGGCATACAACCGTGAAGGCCCTCTCTATATGAGCACCTTCTTTGCTATAACTTATGGTGTCGACTTTGCCTGCCTTGCTGCTACTATTGTTCATGTGTTTCTCTTCCATGGAAG TGAAATATGGCAACTAAGCAAGTCTGCCCTCCAAGAGAAGAAGATGGATGTGCACTCAAGGCTCATGAGAAAATATAAGCAAGTTCCTCAATGGTGGTTCATGTGCCTACTTTTGGTTAACATTGTGGCTACCATATATGCCTTCCAGTTCTACAATGATCAACTCCAATTGCCATGGTGGGGCATCTTGCTTGCATGTAGTCTTGCCTTATTTTTCACTCTTCCTGTTGGTGTCATCACTGCCACAACAAATCAG ACGCCAACCTTGAATGTAATCTCAGAGTATATTATCGGGTATTTGTATCCAGGATATCCTGTTGCCAACATATGCTTTAAAGTGTATGGGTACATAAGTTTGAAACAGGGGATCGCCTTTCTGCAAGACTTCAAGCTTGGTCATTACATGAAGATTCCTCCAAGAGCAATGTTCATGGCACAG GTCTTGGGTACAATAATAGCAGCATTTGCGCATTTGGGAACAGCTTGGTGGCTAATGGACAACATTCCAAACATATGCGATAGGGCATTACTTCCATCAGATAGCCCATGGACTTGCCCTTCTGATCATGTATTCTACGATGCTTCTGTCATCTGGGGTCTAATTGGGCCTCAAAGAATTTTTGGAGATCTTGGCTACTACTCTGGCATTAACTGGTTTTTCTTAGTTGGTGCGATAGCTCCTGTCCTAGTTTGGTTGGCACACAAAGCCTTACCAGATAGGCAATGGATTAGGCTTATCACTATTCCTGTGCTCTTAGGGGCAATAATTGAAATGCCCCCAGCCACCGCTGTCAACTACACCAGTTGGATTCTTATTGCTTTCGCCTCAGGCTTTATTGCTTACAGGTACTATCGCAACTTGTGGAGTCGTTACAATTATGTGCTCTCTGGGGCACTTGATGCTGGATTAGCCTTCATGGGAGTACTACTATACTTGTTTTTGGGGATGGAAAATGTTAGCCTCAATTGGTGGGGTAGTGACTCAGATGGATGTCCATTGGCTTCTTGTCCAACAGAGCAAGGAGTCGTAATCAATGGCTGTCCAGTCCTCTAA
- the LOC115969508 gene encoding calmodulin-lysine N-methyltransferase-like isoform X1 — protein sequence METRRTTGKAASLRWQILRQALLRRPPPHIPEEGQSETSIKSISRKTTRGFNLIPCQLVEQNDAVAVEETNLSGSDDHPRPREARLCYTLPIEGAPTLFLTQRVEERAYLGDFEICNRYNVDNTGLVCHWPSEEVLAYFCLSHADMFRSKRVIELGSGYGLAGLVIAAITEAVEVVISDGNPQVVDYIQRNIDANSGAFGATRVSSMTLHWDQEEISNISNAFDVIIASDCTFFKEFHNGLARIIRFLLKKEGPSEAIFLSPKRGNSLDKFLETIKQNALSFSVTENYNAEVWKHHQAFMHGNDSWPSYEKDHCYPLLVRITI from the exons ATGGAAACTCGTAGAACCACTGGCAAGGCCGCGTCCCTCAGATGGCAAATCCTTCGCCAAGCCCTTCTTCGTCGGCCCCCTCCTCATATTcctg AAGAAGGCCAATCTGAAACGAGCATCAAGAGCATTTCAAGGAAGACCACGCGCGGCTTCAACTTGATTCCCTGTCAATTAGTGGAACAAAACGACGCCGTCGCCGTTGAAGAAACGAATCTCTCCGGCTCAGATGATCACCCTAGACCTAGAGAAGCTCGCTTGTGCTACACATTGCCCATTGAAGGAGCTCCCACACTTTTTCTCAC CCAAAGAGTGGAGGAACGTGCTTACCTCGGTGATTTTGAGATCTGCAATAGATACAATGTTGACAACACTGGGCTTGTCT GTCATTGGCCTTCAGAAGAAGTCCTTGCTTATTTTTGCTTGTCACATGCAGACATGTTCAG ATCTAAAAGAGTTATTGAGCTTGGATCAGGTTATGGCTTAGCTGGTTTAGTAATTGCTGCAATCACGGAGGCAGTAGAAGTTGTAATATCAGATGGAAATCCTCAAGTTGTTGAtt ATATTCAGCGTAATATAGATGCCAATTCTGGAGCATTTGGTGCTACAAGAGTGAGCTCTATGACATTGCATTGGGATCAAgaagaaatatcaaatatctcTAATGCTTTTGATGTCATTATTGCAAGTGACTG CACTTTCTTTAAGGAATTCCACAATGGCCTTGCTCGAATCATCAGGTTCTTGTTGAAAAAAGAGGGACCTTCTGAAGCTATTTTTTTAAGTCCTAAAAGAGGCAATTCATTGGATAAGTTTCTTGAGACAATCAAACAAAATGCCTTGTCTTTCAGTGTAACAGAGAATTATAATGCAGAAGTTTGGAAGCATCATCAGGCATTCATGCATGGCAATGACTCCTGGCCCAGCTACGAAAAAGATCATTGCTATCCATTATTGGTTAGAATAAcaatatga
- the LOC115969508 gene encoding calmodulin-lysine N-methyltransferase-like isoform X2, with protein METRRTTGKAASLRWQILRQALLRRPPPHIPEGQSETSIKSISRKTTRGFNLIPCQLVEQNDAVAVEETNLSGSDDHPRPREARLCYTLPIEGAPTLFLTQRVEERAYLGDFEICNRYNVDNTGLVCHWPSEEVLAYFCLSHADMFRSKRVIELGSGYGLAGLVIAAITEAVEVVISDGNPQVVDYIQRNIDANSGAFGATRVSSMTLHWDQEEISNISNAFDVIIASDCTFFKEFHNGLARIIRFLLKKEGPSEAIFLSPKRGNSLDKFLETIKQNALSFSVTENYNAEVWKHHQAFMHGNDSWPSYEKDHCYPLLVRITI; from the exons ATGGAAACTCGTAGAACCACTGGCAAGGCCGCGTCCCTCAGATGGCAAATCCTTCGCCAAGCCCTTCTTCGTCGGCCCCCTCCTCATATTcctg AAGGCCAATCTGAAACGAGCATCAAGAGCATTTCAAGGAAGACCACGCGCGGCTTCAACTTGATTCCCTGTCAATTAGTGGAACAAAACGACGCCGTCGCCGTTGAAGAAACGAATCTCTCCGGCTCAGATGATCACCCTAGACCTAGAGAAGCTCGCTTGTGCTACACATTGCCCATTGAAGGAGCTCCCACACTTTTTCTCAC CCAAAGAGTGGAGGAACGTGCTTACCTCGGTGATTTTGAGATCTGCAATAGATACAATGTTGACAACACTGGGCTTGTCT GTCATTGGCCTTCAGAAGAAGTCCTTGCTTATTTTTGCTTGTCACATGCAGACATGTTCAG ATCTAAAAGAGTTATTGAGCTTGGATCAGGTTATGGCTTAGCTGGTTTAGTAATTGCTGCAATCACGGAGGCAGTAGAAGTTGTAATATCAGATGGAAATCCTCAAGTTGTTGAtt ATATTCAGCGTAATATAGATGCCAATTCTGGAGCATTTGGTGCTACAAGAGTGAGCTCTATGACATTGCATTGGGATCAAgaagaaatatcaaatatctcTAATGCTTTTGATGTCATTATTGCAAGTGACTG CACTTTCTTTAAGGAATTCCACAATGGCCTTGCTCGAATCATCAGGTTCTTGTTGAAAAAAGAGGGACCTTCTGAAGCTATTTTTTTAAGTCCTAAAAGAGGCAATTCATTGGATAAGTTTCTTGAGACAATCAAACAAAATGCCTTGTCTTTCAGTGTAACAGAGAATTATAATGCAGAAGTTTGGAAGCATCATCAGGCATTCATGCATGGCAATGACTCCTGGCCCAGCTACGAAAAAGATCATTGCTATCCATTATTGGTTAGAATAAcaatatga
- the LOC115969067 gene encoding uncharacterized protein LOC115969067, which translates to MSKGKEKVGGSKQFRWLPPMHEMMLKILTEEAGKGNKPSNTFRAGSFALVAKEITAHFGVECHPVFVENRMRTLRSMWSTIQELRRKSGFGWDENLKMITCDAKTYQEEVMAHRKHAEYLNKKIEFYDELAIVVGKDTATGGFAKSGVDIENEPDNGDNGDSAEFVADNVEECVVEKGKNANESSTTGSGISKSRKRGRAASTVDDSVLTDLSDQLKEIAGALKEINRGPVDYTTLYNEVMAMMAEGYSEDMLATAFDHLCENEKTARGFLAKNARLRKLWLDGYFFSQI; encoded by the exons ATGTCAAAGGGGAAAGAAAAAGTTGGTGGCAGCAAGCAATTTAGGTGGCTGCCACCTATGCATGAGATGATGCTAAAGATACTTACAGAGGAGGCTGGAAAGGGCAATAAGCCCTCTAATACTTTTAGGGCCGGCTCCTTTGCTCTTGTAGCGAAGGAGATAACGGCCCATTTCGGGGTTGAGTGCCACCCTGTATTTGTGGAGAACCGGATGCGGACTCTAAGGTCCATGTGGTCAACTATTCAAGAGCTTAGAAGGAAGAGTGGATTCGGTTGGGACGAAAATCTGAAAATGATAACTTGTGACGCAAAAACATACCAAGAAGAAGTTATG GCACATCGGAAGCATGCCGAGTAtctgaacaaaaaaattgagttttacgATGAATTAGCGATTGTGGTGGGAAAGGACACAGCCACAGGTGGCTTTGCTAAGTCCGGAGTGGATATCGAAAATGAGCCAGATAATGGGGATAATGGGGATAGTGCAGAGTTTGTCGCAGATAATGTGGAGGAATGTGTGGTTGAAAAGGGGAAGAACGCAAATGAATCATCCACCACTGGGTCGGGAATTTCCAAGTCCCGCAAAAGAGGGCGTGCAGCTTCTACTGTTGATGATAGTGTGCTGACTGATCTGTCTGATCAGCTGAAGGAAATAGCTGGCGCTCTGAAAGAAATTAATCGGGGCCCGGTAGATTATACAACTTTGTATAATGAGGTAATGGCTATGATGGCGGAGGGATATAGCGAAGATATGCTCGCTACTGCCTTCGACCATCTTTGTGAGAATGAGAAGACGGCACGTGGATTTTTAGCCAAGAATGCTAGGTTGAGGAAGCTATGGTTAGAtggttattttttctcacaaatttgA
- the LOC115967902 gene encoding probable disease resistance protein RF9 isoform X2, translated as MTDSVVSFLLENLTQLLSQESKLLGGVEDQVKLLKYELSLIYVFLQNTEGKRHDKLVMEVVSQIRDVAYEAEDIIDTFIMSETKHRKRSKMRKVIHYFDRASALYEVANKIERIKNFIKEIYENRSKYGIGEIAESSGGDAEAEEILHRRRRYVEEDNVVGFGHDTKTLVNQLIEGSLQLNVVTIIGMGGLGKTTLARKIYNNNYVKNYFDFRGWAYVSQEYRIRELLLEILKGLTPPPKVMFRAELKEELLRGLEDQYNLYKDKLKGTLIEDLKHIKEMNDEEFRKAWHEFLEGINDIKLKQSLSRFMKDFYSENGVKLKDMTEDELKSELLESLKGKRYLLVMDDIWNTEVWNKVRSTFLDNSNGSRILITSRIKEVAVHASSLNNPSIPPYELPFLKEDESWELFSKKVFWGATCPLELETLGRLMVKSCHGLPLAIVVLGGLLANKEKTHQTWSKYIGNVNSYLNEDRSSCMDILALSYNHLPRHLKPCFLYFGIYPEDFEISMRQIIRLWIAEGFIRQIGNRIMEDIAEDYLEELIDRSLIQVATKRLDGGVKTCRIHDILRDLCISESAKEKFLEDSRGLLGTRALWIKAT; from the exons ATGACAGACAGTGTAGTGAGTTTCCTGTTGGAGAACCTGACTCAGTTGCTTTCTCAAGAATCAAAATTGCTAGGTGGAGTTGAGGATCAAGTCAAGTTACTCAAGTACGAGCTATCTTTGATCTACGTCTTCCTCCAAAATACTGAAGGCAAACGACACGACAAGTTGGTGATGGAGGTAGTCAGCCAAATTAGGGATGTAGCCTATGAGGCTGAGGATATTATTGATACATTCATCATGTCAGAGACAAAGCACAGGAAAAGAAGTAAGATGAGGAAGGTAATCCATTACTTTGACCGAGCAAGCGCACTTTACGAGGTTGCAAACAAGATTGAGAGAATCAAGAATTTCATCAAGGAAATTTACGAGAATAGGAGCAAGTACGGCATAGGAGAAATAGCTGAATCATCTGGCGGAGATGCCGAAGCAGAGGAGATACTGCACAGGCGTAGGAGATATGTCGAGGAAGATAATGTGGTGGGCTTTGGTCATGACACAAAGACATTGGTGAACCAACTTATTGAAGGGAGTTTGCAACTTAACGTTGTTACAATCATTGGCATGGGTGGCTTAGGTAAGACCACTCTTGCAAGGAAGATTTACAACAACAATTATGTGAAGAATTACTTTGATTTCCGTGGGTGGGCTTATGTCTCACAAGAATATAGAATTAGAGAGCTGTTGCTTGAAATCTTAAAGGGGCTGACACCACCGCCAAAAGTGATGTTCAGAGCTGAATTGAAAGAGGAATTACTCCGCGGTTTGGAAGATCAGTATAACTTGTATAAGGATAAATTAAAAGGGACACTAATTGAAGACTTGAAACATATCAAGGAAATGAATGATGAAGAATTTAGAAAGGCATGGCATGAGTTCTTAGAAGGCATAAACGATATTAAATTGAAACAATCGTTGTCACGCTTCATGAAAGATTTTTACAGTGAGAATGGAGTAAAATTGAAAGATATGACTGAGGATGAATTGAAAAGTGAGCTGCTTGAAAGCTTGAAAGGGAAGAGATACTTACTTGTCATGGATGATATCTGGAATACTGAAGTATGGAATAAGGTAAGATCCACCTTTCTTGATAACTCAAATGGAAGTAGAATATTGATCACTAGCCGAATAAAAGAAGTAGCAGTACATGCAAGTAGTCTTAATAATCCTTCTATTCCCCCTTATGAACTTCCATTTCTTAAAGAAGATGAGAGTTGGGAACTCTTCTCAAAGAAGGTGTTTTGGGGAGCTACATGTCCTCTAGAACTTGAAACTCTAGGGAGACTAATGGTGAAAAGTTGCCATGGTTTACCACTTGCTATTGTGGTATTGGGAGGCCTTTTGGCGAATAAAGAGAAAACGCATCAAACATGGTCGAAATATATTGGCAATGTCAATTCGTATTTGAATGAGGATAGATCAAGTTGCATGGACATATTGGCACTAAGCTACAATCACTTGCCCCGACACTTAAAACCATGCTTTCTATATTTTGGTATCTACCCAGAAGACTTTGAGATATCAATGAGGCAAATAATCAGACTTTGGATAGCTGAGGGATTCATTCGACAAATTGGGAACAGAATTATGGAGGACATTGCTGAAGACTACTTAGAGGAACTCATTGATCGGAGCTTGATTCAAGTGGCAACAAAAAGGCTAGATGGAGGAGTCAAAACATGTCGTATCCATGATATTCTACGAGACCTTTGTATATCAGAGAGTGCTAAAGAGAAATTTCTTGAG GATTCAAGGGGGTTGCTGGGGACCAGAGCACTCTGGATAAAAGCTACTTGA
- the LOC115967902 gene encoding putative disease resistance protein At1g50180 isoform X1, with product MTDSVVSFLLENLTQLLSQESKLLGGVEDQVKLLKYELSLIYVFLQNTEGKRHDKLVMEVVSQIRDVAYEAEDIIDTFIMSETKHRKRSKMRKVIHYFDRASALYEVANKIERIKNFIKEIYENRSKYGIGEIAESSGGDAEAEEILHRRRRYVEEDNVVGFGHDTKTLVNQLIEGSLQLNVVTIIGMGGLGKTTLARKIYNNNYVKNYFDFRGWAYVSQEYRIRELLLEILKGLTPPPKVMFRAELKEELLRGLEDQYNLYKDKLKGTLIEDLKHIKEMNDEEFRKAWHEFLEGINDIKLKQSLSRFMKDFYSENGVKLKDMTEDELKSELLESLKGKRYLLVMDDIWNTEVWNKVRSTFLDNSNGSRILITSRIKEVAVHASSLNNPSIPPYELPFLKEDESWELFSKKVFWGATCPLELETLGRLMVKSCHGLPLAIVVLGGLLANKEKTHQTWSKYIGNVNSYLNEDRSSCMDILALSYNHLPRHLKPCFLYFGIYPEDFEISMRQIIRLWIAEGFIRQIGNRIMEDIAEDYLEELIDRSLIQVATKRLDGGVKTCRIHDILRDLCISESAKEKFLEVRSDVNLPLMSKSRRISIHCANQPYIFSNSFEPSNNRSLIGFKGVAGDQSTLDKSYLKWLCETNKLVRVVELRNIGTCCAIPKNFENLILLRYLSIRADKFYEIPEPICNLWNLETLDLRNSTSLLSYLPEGIWELQKLRHLYLDGPTITSPLRAGNEVALPNLQVFTGIALNKDTENLFAKAKFPNVRKLGLRSSPWKESGLFTSLHPLRHLQILKIKNIGDNGEFLSPISFELTLTKITLQGWRLVSSATVTLLGSLTNLRILKVVGCDSFILHCNETSFCQLEVFKMAKVTDIEWTMEKGAMPRLQRLVLEHCNFKTIPLDKLWCLSALRDVEVLHPNPELANMLRQLQMRDGCKLQVYPPLNSFPTTN from the coding sequence ATGACAGACAGTGTAGTGAGTTTCCTGTTGGAGAACCTGACTCAGTTGCTTTCTCAAGAATCAAAATTGCTAGGTGGAGTTGAGGATCAAGTCAAGTTACTCAAGTACGAGCTATCTTTGATCTACGTCTTCCTCCAAAATACTGAAGGCAAACGACACGACAAGTTGGTGATGGAGGTAGTCAGCCAAATTAGGGATGTAGCCTATGAGGCTGAGGATATTATTGATACATTCATCATGTCAGAGACAAAGCACAGGAAAAGAAGTAAGATGAGGAAGGTAATCCATTACTTTGACCGAGCAAGCGCACTTTACGAGGTTGCAAACAAGATTGAGAGAATCAAGAATTTCATCAAGGAAATTTACGAGAATAGGAGCAAGTACGGCATAGGAGAAATAGCTGAATCATCTGGCGGAGATGCCGAAGCAGAGGAGATACTGCACAGGCGTAGGAGATATGTCGAGGAAGATAATGTGGTGGGCTTTGGTCATGACACAAAGACATTGGTGAACCAACTTATTGAAGGGAGTTTGCAACTTAACGTTGTTACAATCATTGGCATGGGTGGCTTAGGTAAGACCACTCTTGCAAGGAAGATTTACAACAACAATTATGTGAAGAATTACTTTGATTTCCGTGGGTGGGCTTATGTCTCACAAGAATATAGAATTAGAGAGCTGTTGCTTGAAATCTTAAAGGGGCTGACACCACCGCCAAAAGTGATGTTCAGAGCTGAATTGAAAGAGGAATTACTCCGCGGTTTGGAAGATCAGTATAACTTGTATAAGGATAAATTAAAAGGGACACTAATTGAAGACTTGAAACATATCAAGGAAATGAATGATGAAGAATTTAGAAAGGCATGGCATGAGTTCTTAGAAGGCATAAACGATATTAAATTGAAACAATCGTTGTCACGCTTCATGAAAGATTTTTACAGTGAGAATGGAGTAAAATTGAAAGATATGACTGAGGATGAATTGAAAAGTGAGCTGCTTGAAAGCTTGAAAGGGAAGAGATACTTACTTGTCATGGATGATATCTGGAATACTGAAGTATGGAATAAGGTAAGATCCACCTTTCTTGATAACTCAAATGGAAGTAGAATATTGATCACTAGCCGAATAAAAGAAGTAGCAGTACATGCAAGTAGTCTTAATAATCCTTCTATTCCCCCTTATGAACTTCCATTTCTTAAAGAAGATGAGAGTTGGGAACTCTTCTCAAAGAAGGTGTTTTGGGGAGCTACATGTCCTCTAGAACTTGAAACTCTAGGGAGACTAATGGTGAAAAGTTGCCATGGTTTACCACTTGCTATTGTGGTATTGGGAGGCCTTTTGGCGAATAAAGAGAAAACGCATCAAACATGGTCGAAATATATTGGCAATGTCAATTCGTATTTGAATGAGGATAGATCAAGTTGCATGGACATATTGGCACTAAGCTACAATCACTTGCCCCGACACTTAAAACCATGCTTTCTATATTTTGGTATCTACCCAGAAGACTTTGAGATATCAATGAGGCAAATAATCAGACTTTGGATAGCTGAGGGATTCATTCGACAAATTGGGAACAGAATTATGGAGGACATTGCTGAAGACTACTTAGAGGAACTCATTGATCGGAGCTTGATTCAAGTGGCAACAAAAAGGCTAGATGGAGGAGTCAAAACATGTCGTATCCATGATATTCTACGAGACCTTTGTATATCAGAGAGTGCTAAAGAGAAATTTCTTGAGGTACGTTCTGATGTTAACCTTCCACTCATGAGCAAATCCCGTAGAATTTCCATCCACTGTGCCAACCAGCCATACATTTTTTCCAACTCTTTTGAGCCTTCAAATAATCGGTCTTTAATAGGATTCAAGGGGGTTGCTGGGGACCAGAGCACTCTGGATAAAAGCTACTTGAAATGGTTATGCGAAACTAACAAGTTAGTTCGTGTGGTAGAGCTCAGAAATATTGGTACTTGTTGCGCTATccctaaaaattttgaaaatctaatcctTTTGAGGTACTTGAGCATTCGAGCTGATAAGTTTTATGAAATTCCAGAGCCCATATGCAATCTTTGGAATCTAGAGACGCTAGACTTGAGAAATTCTACAAGTTTATTATCATATCTCCCCGAGGGGATATGGGAGTTACAAAAATTGAGACATTTGTACCTGGATGGGCCAACAATAACATCTCCACTTAGAGCTGGCAATGAAGTGGCTTTGCCAAATCTTCAAGTCTTTACTGGTATAGCTTTAAATAAAGACACTGAGAATCTCTTTGCCAAGGCCAAATTTCCCAATGTAAGAAAACTAGGATTGCGTTCTTCACCATGGAAGGAGTCAGGGCTTTTTACAAGCCTCCATCCCTTGCGTCATCTACAAATTTTGAAGATTAAGAACATTGGTGATAATGGTGAGTTTTTAAGTCCAATTTCATTTGAGTTGACCCTAACAAAGATAACCTTGCAGGGTTGGAGATTGGTATCTTCAGCCACCGTGACATTGTTGGGTAGCCTTACCAACCTTCGAATACTCAAAGTAGTTGGATGTGACAGTTTCATACTCCATTGCAATGAAACTAGTTTTTGTCAACTTGAAGTCTTCAAAATGGCAAAAGTAACTGATATAGAATGGACTATGGAGAAAGGTGCAATGCCAAGGCTACAACGTTTAGTCCTTGAGCATTGCAACTTTAAAACGATCCCTCTGGACAAACTATGGTGCTTGAGTGCCTTGAGGGATGTGGAAGTTTTACATCCCAATCCAGAATTGGCAAATATGCTTCGACAGTTGCAGATGAGGGATGGATGTAAGCTCCAAGTCTATCCACCTCTGAATTCATTTCCAACAACTAATTGA